In the Streptomyces sp. f51 genome, one interval contains:
- a CDS encoding response regulator transcription factor, which yields MTDDTRISLLIVDDHPVVRDGLRGMFESAPGFTVVGEAVNGAEAVERAAALDPDVILMDLRMPGGGGVDAIAELTRRRSRARVLVLTTYDTDSDTLPAIEAGATGYLLKDAPRDDLFTAVRAAAEGRTVLSPAVASRLVSAVRAPASATESLSAREREVLALVARGTPNREIARELFISEATVKTHLTHVYGKLGVKDRAAAVATAYERGILG from the coding sequence ATGACCGATGACACCCGTATCTCGCTGCTGATCGTCGACGACCATCCCGTCGTACGCGACGGCCTGCGCGGCATGTTCGAGTCCGCGCCCGGGTTCACGGTCGTCGGCGAGGCGGTGAACGGGGCCGAGGCGGTCGAGCGCGCCGCCGCGCTCGACCCGGACGTGATCCTGATGGACCTGCGCATGCCGGGCGGTGGGGGAGTGGACGCCATCGCCGAACTGACCCGGCGCCGCTCCCGCGCCCGGGTCCTCGTGCTCACCACGTACGACACCGACTCCGACACCCTGCCCGCGATCGAGGCGGGCGCCACCGGCTATCTCCTCAAGGACGCGCCCCGCGACGACCTGTTCACGGCGGTCAGGGCCGCCGCCGAGGGCCGGACCGTGCTGTCCCCGGCCGTCGCCTCCCGCCTGGTCTCGGCCGTGCGCGCGCCCGCCTCCGCCACCGAGTCCCTCTCGGCCCGGGAACGCGAGGTGCTCGCCCTGGTGGCCAGGGGCACCCCCAACCGCGAGATCGCCCGCGAACTGTTCATCAGCGAGGCGACCGTGAAGACCCATCTCACGCACGTGTACGGCAAGTTGGGCGTCAAGGACCGCGCCGCGGCGGTGGCGACGGCGTACGAGCGGGGCATCCTCGGCTGA
- a CDS encoding Ig-like domain-containing protein, with the protein MKHVQTRARRAGAALAAVLTWAGLLAGASGCTSGGIGEAFGKPRSPENAIHVSPDDNSKGVHPKETLLVRVPDGRLESVKVVKSQDAEESPVPGHISEDGLSWKPDDARLALAAKYTVDAVALDGAGHRSARHTTFRTEVPGERFIGYVTPEDRSVVGTGMIVSLEFNREIENRAGVERAIHVEAHPAVEIRAHWFGGGRVDFRPERYWKPGTKVTVALRLRDVEGAPGVYGLQSRTFSFTVGRDQTSLVDAAAHTMEVRRDGSLLATVPITAGAPKTTTYNGKMVVTEMLEVTRMNSRTVGFGGEYDIPDVPHAMRLTDSGTFLHGNYWAPDAFGNTNVSHGCVGLRDVKGGSSDTPAGWFFDRSLVGDVIEVVHSKDKTVAPDNGLGGWNLGWKAWKSGGAVK; encoded by the coding sequence GTGAAGCACGTACAGACGCGCGCTCGGCGCGCAGGGGCCGCGCTGGCCGCCGTACTGACCTGGGCCGGTCTGCTGGCCGGAGCCTCCGGCTGCACCTCCGGCGGGATCGGGGAGGCGTTCGGCAAACCGCGGTCGCCCGAGAACGCCATCCATGTCTCGCCCGACGACAACAGCAAGGGCGTACACCCGAAGGAGACACTGCTCGTACGGGTGCCCGACGGGCGTCTGGAGTCCGTGAAGGTCGTCAAGTCCCAGGACGCCGAGGAGTCACCGGTGCCCGGGCACATCAGCGAGGACGGCCTGTCCTGGAAGCCCGACGACGCCCGGCTCGCCCTCGCCGCCAAGTACACCGTGGACGCGGTGGCCCTGGACGGCGCCGGACACCGCTCGGCCCGGCACACGACGTTCCGCACGGAGGTCCCCGGCGAACGGTTCATCGGGTACGTCACCCCGGAGGACCGCTCCGTCGTGGGCACCGGGATGATCGTCTCCCTGGAGTTCAACCGCGAGATCGAGAACAGGGCCGGCGTCGAGCGCGCCATCCACGTCGAGGCGCACCCGGCGGTCGAGATCCGCGCGCACTGGTTCGGCGGCGGCCGCGTCGACTTCCGGCCCGAGCGGTACTGGAAGCCGGGCACGAAGGTCACCGTGGCGCTGAGGCTGCGTGACGTCGAAGGGGCGCCCGGGGTCTACGGACTCCAGTCCAGGACCTTCTCGTTCACCGTCGGCCGCGACCAGACGTCCCTCGTCGACGCCGCCGCCCACACGATGGAGGTGCGGCGCGACGGCAGTCTCCTCGCCACGGTGCCGATCACGGCCGGGGCGCCGAAGACGACGACGTACAACGGGAAGATGGTCGTCACCGAGATGCTCGAAGTGACCCGGATGAACAGCCGTACCGTCGGTTTCGGCGGCGAGTACGACATCCCCGACGTCCCGCACGCGATGCGCCTGACCGACTCCGGGACCTTCCTGCACGGCAACTACTGGGCACCGGACGCCTTCGGCAACACCAACGTGAGCCACGGCTGCGTGGGGCTGCGGGACGTGAAGGGCGGCAGCTCCGACACCCCGGCGGGCTGGTTCTTCGACCGCAGCCTCGTCGGGGACGTCATCGAGGTCGTCCACAGCAAGGACAAGACCGTCGCCCCCGACAACGGGCTGGGCGGCTGGAACTTGGGCTGGAAGGCGTGGAAATCGGGTGGGGCGGTGAAGTAG
- a CDS encoding enoyl-CoA hydratase-related protein, whose protein sequence is MTVHLEVAEGVGTIRLDRPPMNALDVATQDRLKELAEEATRRSDVRAVVLYGGEKVFAAGADIKEMQAMDHAAMVVRSRALQDSFTAVARIPKPVVAAVTGYALGGGCELALCADYRIAGDNAKLGQPEILLGLIPGAGGTQRLSRLIGPSKAKDLIFTGRMVKADEALALGLVDRVVPADEVHTAAHAWAARVAQGPAIALRAAKESIDAGLETDIETGLAIERNWFAGLFATEDRERGMRSFVEEGPGKAKFL, encoded by the coding sequence ATGACTGTGCATCTCGAAGTGGCCGAAGGCGTGGGCACCATCCGCCTGGACCGCCCTCCCATGAACGCCCTGGACGTGGCGACGCAGGACCGCCTCAAGGAACTGGCCGAGGAGGCCACCCGGCGGTCCGACGTCCGCGCGGTGGTGCTGTACGGCGGGGAGAAGGTGTTCGCGGCGGGCGCGGACATCAAGGAGATGCAGGCCATGGACCACGCCGCGATGGTCGTACGGTCCCGGGCCTTGCAGGACTCCTTCACCGCCGTCGCCCGCATCCCCAAGCCCGTCGTCGCCGCCGTCACCGGATACGCGCTCGGCGGCGGCTGCGAACTGGCCCTGTGCGCCGACTACCGCATCGCCGGGGACAACGCCAAGCTGGGCCAGCCCGAGATCCTGCTCGGCCTCATCCCCGGCGCGGGCGGCACCCAGCGGCTCTCCCGGCTGATCGGCCCCTCCAAGGCCAAGGACCTCATCTTCACCGGCCGGATGGTCAAGGCCGACGAGGCCCTCGCGCTCGGTCTGGTCGACCGGGTCGTCCCCGCCGACGAGGTCCACACCGCCGCGCACGCCTGGGCCGCCCGAGTCGCCCAGGGCCCGGCCATCGCGCTGCGCGCCGCCAAGGAGTCGATCGACGCGGGCCTGGAGACGGACATCGAGACCGGACTGGCCATCGAACGGAACTGGTTCGCCGGTCTGTTCGCGACGGAGGACCGCGAGCGGGGCATGCGGAGCTTCGTGGAAGAGGGTCCCGGCAAGGCGAAGTTCCTCTGA
- the glgX gene encoding glycogen debranching protein GlgX, which yields MNGSRHPAAPALTAWPGAPTPLGARFRVGPDGTTGTNFALWAGGAEAVDLCLFDEGGAETRLPLTELTHEIWHGFVPGVLPGRRYGFRVHGRWDPWTGARWNPAKLLLDPYARAVDGDFALPPEVYGHVRDWPQQQVADTVRDDRDSAPLVPKGVVVQDDDDWSDDHRPKTPWADSVIYELHVRGFTRLHPSIPEELRGTYAGLAHPAAIEHLVNLGVTAVELLPVHQFAHEDHLLRRGLRNYWGYNSIGYFAPHAAYAASGTRGQQVGEFKRMVRALHAAGIEVILDVVYNHTAEAGELGPMLSLRGIDNRGYYRLQSDARRYADYTGCGNTLHVVQPQVLRLITDSLRYWVTEMGVDGFRFDLAAALARSMHDVDMLSPFLAVIAQDPVLRRVKLIAEPWDVGSGGYQVGAFPPLWTEWNDRYRNAVRDFWRGALPDVRDLGYRLSGSSDLYAWGGRRPYASVNFVTAHDGFTLRDLVSYERKHNEANGEGNRDGTDDNRAWNGGTEGESEDGDLRALRRRQLRNLLTTLLLSTGVPMLVAGDEFGRTQRGNNNAYCQDNEISWVDWSQLDDPHWRALFELTSRLIALRHAHPVLRRRAFFSGRAHSADGLRDLAWFTARGTEMTERDWYAPAATLGMYLSGRDIPGRDAVGAPVVDDSFLAVLHAGDRPASFELPGTPWAAGYEVVVDTSREDQAEAPALTHRAGTAITVPARSVLLLRVRR from the coding sequence CTGAACGGCTCACGGCATCCGGCGGCGCCGGCCCTGACCGCCTGGCCGGGTGCCCCCACGCCGCTCGGCGCGCGCTTCCGGGTGGGTCCCGACGGCACCACGGGCACCAACTTCGCGCTGTGGGCGGGCGGCGCGGAGGCCGTCGACCTGTGCCTCTTCGACGAGGGGGGCGCCGAGACCCGCCTCCCGCTCACCGAACTCACCCACGAGATCTGGCACGGCTTCGTCCCCGGAGTGCTCCCCGGCCGCCGCTACGGCTTCCGGGTGCACGGCCGCTGGGACCCGTGGACCGGCGCCCGCTGGAACCCGGCGAAACTGCTGCTCGACCCGTACGCCCGTGCGGTGGACGGCGACTTCGCGCTCCCTCCCGAGGTGTACGGACACGTCCGCGACTGGCCGCAGCAGCAGGTCGCCGACACCGTGCGCGACGACCGCGACTCGGCGCCCCTGGTCCCCAAGGGCGTCGTCGTGCAGGACGACGACGACTGGTCGGACGACCACCGCCCCAAGACCCCCTGGGCGGACTCGGTCATCTACGAACTGCACGTGCGCGGATTCACCCGTCTGCACCCCTCGATCCCCGAGGAGCTGCGCGGCACGTACGCGGGACTGGCGCACCCGGCGGCGATCGAGCACCTGGTGAACCTCGGCGTGACGGCGGTGGAGCTGCTGCCGGTGCACCAGTTCGCGCACGAGGACCATCTGCTGCGCCGGGGCCTGAGGAACTACTGGGGCTACAACTCGATCGGCTACTTCGCCCCGCACGCGGCCTACGCGGCCTCCGGCACCCGGGGCCAGCAGGTCGGCGAGTTCAAGCGGATGGTGCGCGCCCTGCACGCGGCGGGGATCGAGGTCATCCTCGACGTCGTCTACAACCACACCGCGGAGGCGGGCGAGCTCGGCCCGATGCTGTCGCTGCGCGGCATCGACAACCGGGGGTACTACCGCCTCCAGTCGGACGCCCGCCGCTACGCGGACTACACCGGCTGCGGCAACACCCTGCACGTCGTGCAGCCGCAGGTGCTGCGGCTGATCACGGACTCGCTGCGCTACTGGGTCACCGAGATGGGCGTCGACGGCTTCCGGTTCGACCTGGCGGCGGCCCTGGCCCGGTCGATGCACGACGTCGACATGCTCTCGCCGTTCCTCGCCGTCATCGCCCAGGACCCGGTGCTGCGCCGGGTCAAGCTGATCGCCGAGCCCTGGGACGTGGGCTCAGGCGGCTACCAGGTCGGCGCCTTCCCGCCCCTGTGGACGGAGTGGAACGACCGCTACCGCAACGCCGTGCGGGACTTCTGGCGCGGGGCGCTGCCCGACGTACGCGATCTCGGCTACCGCCTGTCCGGGTCGAGCGACCTGTACGCCTGGGGCGGCCGGCGCCCGTACGCCTCCGTCAACTTCGTCACCGCGCACGACGGTTTCACCCTGCGCGACCTGGTGTCGTACGAGCGCAAGCACAACGAGGCGAACGGCGAGGGCAACCGGGACGGCACGGACGACAACCGGGCCTGGAACGGCGGGACGGAGGGAGAGAGCGAGGACGGGGACCTGCGGGCGCTGCGGCGGCGCCAGCTGCGGAACCTGCTGACGACGCTGCTGCTGTCGACGGGCGTGCCGATGCTGGTCGCCGGGGACGAGTTCGGGCGCACCCAGCGGGGCAACAACAACGCCTACTGCCAGGACAACGAGATCAGCTGGGTCGACTGGTCGCAGCTCGACGACCCGCACTGGCGTGCGCTGTTCGAGCTGACGTCCCGTCTGATCGCGCTGCGGCACGCCCATCCGGTGCTGCGCCGCAGGGCGTTCTTCTCCGGGCGGGCGCATTCGGCGGACGGACTGCGGGACCTGGCCTGGTTCACCGCGCGGGGCACGGAGATGACGGAACGGGACTGGTACGCGCCCGCCGCGACCCTCGGCATGTATCTGTCCGGGCGGGACATTCCCGGCCGTGACGCGGTGGGCGCCCCGGTCGTGGACGACAGCTTCCTCGCCGTGCTGCACGCCGGGGACCGGCCTGCCTCCTTCGAACTGCCGGGGACGCCCTGGGCCGCCGGGTACGAGGTGGTCGTGGACACCTCCCGCGAGGACCAGGCCGAGGCTCCCGCGCTCACCCACCGGGCGGGCACCGCGATCACGGTACCGGCCCGGTCCGTGCTGCTGCTGCGGGTCCGCCGGTAG
- a CDS encoding Ig-like domain-containing protein translates to MNGRPISGASVGARTRTSKGILALLLGVLMLAVTACGGGGSSDKGSGSGDGKGKSATSADTKASQAVVTIAPKDGAADVKTSGALKVTAAKGKLTAVEVEDTKGNAVEGSITDGGATWTPSTHLAAATKYKVHAVAKDSAGREAAEEAAFTTLTPKNTFVGIYQPEDGSKVGVGMPFSVRFTRGITHPDAVRKAITFKTEPAVDVEGHWFGNDRLDFRPEHYWAAGTKVTVTLNLDGVEGRPGVYGKQARTVKFTIGRSQVSTVDAKTHKMVVKRDGKVLKTIPITTGKPGYDTWNGQMVISERLKVTRMNGETVGYGGEYDIKDVPHAQRLTDSGTFIHGNYWGGGAFGNFNASHGCVGLRDVRGGYDSKVPSAWFFDNSMIGDVVVVKHSNDRTVAPDNGLNGWNMSWSDWTK, encoded by the coding sequence TTGAACGGGCGACCGATATCGGGGGCGTCGGTTGGCGCGCGGACACGCACGAGCAAGGGAATCCTGGCGCTGCTGCTGGGAGTTCTGATGCTCGCCGTGACCGCCTGCGGCGGGGGCGGGAGTTCGGACAAGGGGTCAGGTTCCGGTGACGGCAAGGGCAAGAGCGCCACGAGCGCGGACACCAAGGCCTCGCAGGCCGTGGTGACCATCGCGCCGAAGGACGGCGCGGCCGACGTGAAGACCAGCGGCGCCCTCAAGGTGACCGCGGCCAAGGGCAAACTGACCGCGGTCGAGGTCGAGGACACCAAGGGCAACGCCGTCGAGGGCAGCATCACGGACGGCGGCGCCACCTGGACGCCCTCGACCCACCTCGCCGCGGCCACCAAGTACAAGGTCCACGCGGTCGCCAAGGACTCCGCGGGCCGTGAGGCCGCCGAGGAGGCGGCGTTCACCACGCTGACCCCGAAGAACACGTTCGTCGGCATCTACCAGCCGGAGGACGGTTCCAAGGTCGGCGTCGGGATGCCCTTCTCCGTCCGCTTCACCCGGGGCATCACGCACCCCGACGCCGTCCGCAAGGCCATCACCTTCAAGACCGAGCCCGCGGTCGACGTCGAGGGCCACTGGTTCGGCAACGACCGTCTCGACTTCCGCCCCGAGCACTACTGGGCGGCCGGTACGAAGGTCACCGTCACCCTGAACCTCGACGGGGTCGAGGGCCGCCCGGGCGTCTACGGCAAGCAGGCCAGGACCGTGAAGTTCACGATCGGCCGCAGCCAGGTCAGCACGGTCGACGCCAAGACCCACAAGATGGTCGTCAAGCGGGACGGGAAGGTCCTCAAGACCATCCCGATCACGACGGGCAAGCCGGGTTACGACACCTGGAACGGCCAGATGGTCATCAGCGAGCGCCTCAAGGTGACCCGCATGAACGGCGAGACGGTCGGCTACGGCGGCGAGTACGACATCAAGGACGTGCCGCACGCCCAGCGCCTGACCGACTCGGGCACCTTCATCCACGGCAACTACTGGGGTGGCGGCGCCTTCGGCAACTTCAACGCCAGCCACGGCTGCGTCGGTCTGCGCGACGTGCGCGGCGGCTACGACAGCAAGGTGCCGTCGGCCTGGTTCTTCGACAACTCGATGATCGGCGACGTGGTCGTCGTGAAGCACTCCAACGACCGGACGGTCGCCCCGGACAACGGCCTCAACGGCTGGAACATGTCCTGGTCCGACTGGACGAAGTGA
- a CDS encoding sensor histidine kinase, whose product MTVTDRQLDRRWEQFHTWGPYGLLGISVVLAVASADPHAAPVKWYAAWALSGAGVLLQLWWQGTRPRRPGRGRTPSGAGTAYYALRWALAFALTWITPFFAFYAACGYMDADELIPRRRQRLGLFASAVTVAGAQAGGMPFGSGAQWVVFAGLLAANSGLQMVVAHLTTQEAQRVRERTETIAELELTNAALQRALDENTALHAQLLVQAREAGVAEERRRLAAEIHDTIAQGLTGIIAQLQVVANAPDPAGARVHLERASALARHSLGEARRSVHNLAPVALADDGLPEALKKTVAEWGERTGVRAEFTVTGTSEQLHDEVAATLLRIAQEALSNAARHAAATRVGVTLSFMGDEVTLDVRDDGRGFDPIGVPARTGTGGFGLDGMRARAERIAGHLAVESEPGHGTALSARVPLVRHDR is encoded by the coding sequence ATGACCGTGACGGACCGGCAACTCGACCGACGCTGGGAGCAGTTCCACACCTGGGGTCCCTACGGGCTGCTGGGCATCAGCGTCGTCCTCGCGGTCGCCTCCGCCGATCCGCACGCCGCTCCGGTCAAGTGGTACGCGGCCTGGGCCCTGTCCGGCGCCGGGGTGCTGCTCCAGCTGTGGTGGCAGGGCACCCGTCCCCGCCGGCCCGGCCGCGGCCGGACGCCGTCCGGGGCCGGGACGGCGTACTACGCCCTGCGGTGGGCCCTCGCCTTCGCCCTCACCTGGATCACCCCGTTCTTCGCGTTCTACGCCGCCTGCGGCTACATGGACGCCGACGAACTGATACCGCGCCGCCGGCAGCGGCTCGGGCTGTTCGCGAGCGCGGTCACCGTGGCCGGCGCGCAGGCGGGCGGAATGCCGTTCGGGAGCGGAGCCCAGTGGGTCGTCTTCGCGGGGCTCCTGGCCGCCAACTCCGGTCTCCAGATGGTGGTCGCCCACCTCACCACGCAAGAGGCGCAGCGGGTCCGTGAGCGCACCGAGACCATCGCCGAACTGGAGCTCACGAACGCCGCGTTGCAGCGGGCCCTCGACGAGAACACGGCCCTGCACGCCCAACTCCTCGTCCAGGCAAGGGAGGCCGGGGTCGCCGAGGAACGGCGCCGGCTGGCCGCCGAGATCCACGACACCATCGCCCAGGGACTGACCGGCATCATCGCCCAGCTCCAGGTCGTCGCGAACGCCCCCGACCCCGCCGGCGCCCGTGTCCACCTCGAACGCGCCTCGGCGCTCGCCCGGCACAGCCTCGGCGAGGCCCGCCGCTCGGTGCACAACCTGGCCCCGGTGGCGCTCGCGGACGACGGTCTGCCGGAGGCGCTGAAGAAAACGGTCGCCGAGTGGGGCGAACGCACCGGCGTACGCGCCGAGTTCACCGTCACGGGTACCAGCGAGCAGCTCCACGACGAGGTCGCGGCCACGCTTCTGCGCATCGCACAGGAAGCCCTCTCCAACGCCGCGCGGCACGCGGCGGCCACCCGGGTCGGCGTGACGCTGAGCTTCATGGGCGACGAGGTCACCCTCGACGTCCGCGACGACGGCCGCGGTTTCGACCCGATCGGCGTCCCCGCACGCACCGGCACCGGCGGATTCGGCCTCGACGGCATGCGCGCCCGCGCCGAACGCATCGCGGGACACCTCGCCGTGGAGTCCGAACCGGGCCACGGCACGGCGCTCTCGGCTCGCGTACCGTTGGTGCGCCATGACCGATGA
- a CDS encoding polysaccharide deacetylase family protein, with translation MTTPAEDPAASAPPRRAALLTGLALTAGTLAAGVTAGCSAPRTAHAQNLTTPPAAPSAPHATTTRGAPALAPVPRRYPSQPPEITHGPRTRPSKVALTFHGQGDPSVAKALLGEAEKAGARVTVLAVGTWLDEHPDLARRILDGGHDLGNHTQRHLDINAMTEAEAAAEIRGCADRLRKLTGSIGTWFRPSRSPRASPLVQRLARDAGYPHTLSYDVDSLDYTSPGAAAVTRKVLAEVRPGSVVSLHFGYADTVAALPALLHELDRRGLGAVTTTELLS, from the coding sequence GTGACCACGCCCGCCGAAGACCCCGCAGCCTCCGCCCCGCCCCGGCGCGCTGCCCTGCTCACGGGACTCGCGCTCACCGCAGGAACCCTCGCCGCCGGAGTGACCGCGGGCTGTTCCGCCCCGCGAACCGCCCACGCCCAGAACCTCACGACCCCTCCGGCCGCGCCCAGCGCACCCCACGCCACGACGACCCGCGGAGCCCCCGCGCTCGCCCCCGTACCCCGCCGCTATCCCTCCCAGCCCCCCGAGATCACCCACGGCCCCCGCACCCGTCCGTCCAAAGTGGCCCTCACCTTCCACGGACAGGGCGACCCCTCCGTGGCGAAGGCCCTGCTCGGCGAGGCCGAGAAGGCCGGCGCCCGGGTCACCGTCCTCGCCGTGGGCACCTGGCTGGACGAGCACCCGGACCTCGCCCGCCGGATCCTCGACGGCGGCCACGACCTCGGCAACCACACCCAGCGCCATCTCGACATCAACGCCATGACGGAGGCGGAGGCGGCCGCGGAGATCCGCGGCTGCGCGGACCGTCTCAGGAAGCTCACCGGCTCGATCGGCACCTGGTTCCGGCCCTCCCGCAGCCCCCGGGCCTCCCCCCTGGTCCAGCGCCTCGCCCGCGACGCGGGCTACCCGCACACGCTCTCCTACGACGTCGACTCCCTCGACTACACCTCTCCGGGAGCCGCCGCCGTCACCCGCAAGGTGCTGGCCGAGGTCCGTCCTGGCTCCGTCGTGAGCCTGCACTTCGGATACGCCGACACGGTCGCCGCCCTCCCCGCCCTTCTGCACGAACTCGACCGCCGCGGCCTCGGCGCGGTCACCACCACGGAGTTGCTGAGCTGA
- a CDS encoding ATP-binding protein — translation MAGLEGMEQPRRHGSATAARWTPAVEDERALKALELFGNPTEGEVPLPSRPESAATARRLTQVVVLRHWGLSPKLTEDAVLLVSELVGNAVRHTGARVFGLRMRRRRGWIRVEVRDPSRGLPCLMPVQEMDLSGRGLFLVDKLSDRWGVDLLPRGKTTWFEMRVVDR, via the coding sequence ATGGCGGGGCTGGAGGGCATGGAACAGCCGCGGCGGCACGGAAGTGCGACCGCGGCGCGCTGGACACCTGCGGTCGAGGACGAACGGGCGCTCAAGGCACTGGAGTTGTTCGGCAATCCCACCGAGGGCGAGGTGCCGTTGCCGTCCCGTCCGGAGTCCGCGGCCACCGCACGGCGGCTCACCCAGGTCGTGGTCCTGCGGCACTGGGGTCTGTCCCCGAAGCTGACCGAGGACGCGGTCTTACTCGTCTCCGAACTCGTGGGCAACGCCGTACGGCACACCGGCGCCCGCGTCTTCGGACTCCGTATGCGCCGCCGCCGCGGCTGGATCCGTGTCGAGGTCCGTGACCCCTCCCGCGGCCTTCCCTGTCTCATGCCGGTCCAGGAGATGGACCTGAGCGGGCGGGGCCTCTTCCTCGTCGACAAGCTCTCCGACCGCTGGGGCGTCGACCTGCTGCCCCGCGGCAAGACCACCTGGTTCGAGATGCGCGTCGTCGACCGCTGA